A single region of the Streptomyces sp. ITFR-16 genome encodes:
- a CDS encoding ATP-binding protein — MSTTRQHPPGDLGREPEGAGVGARADSGIRADSGAGVSSVEPVPAVEATGRQWRTLSLRDASGIVPMARDFARQALHDWGWLPAATADRRAAAEDVLLVVSELVTNACLHAEGPDELRIARTPKVLRVEVADSGAGAPSPRTPHRAGRPGGHGMFIVQRLCLDWGVVRVPDAPGKTVWAELAAPA; from the coding sequence ATGAGCACCACCCGGCAGCATCCGCCGGGCGACCTCGGCCGCGAGCCGGAGGGCGCGGGCGTCGGTGCACGCGCCGATTCCGGCATCCGCGCGGACTCGGGCGCCGGCGTCTCCTCCGTCGAGCCGGTCCCGGCCGTCGAGGCAACCGGCCGGCAGTGGCGCACGCTGTCGTTGCGCGATGCGAGCGGCATCGTGCCCATGGCCCGCGATTTCGCCCGCCAGGCGCTCCACGACTGGGGCTGGCTCCCCGCCGCGACCGCGGACCGCCGTGCCGCCGCCGAGGACGTCCTGCTGGTCGTCTCCGAGCTGGTCACCAACGCGTGCCTGCACGCGGAGGGCCCCGACGAGCTGCGGATCGCCCGCACCCCCAAGGTGCTGCGGGTGGAGGTGGCCGACAGCGGCGCGGGAGCGCCCTCGCCCCGCACCCCGCACCGCGCGGGGCGCCCCGGCGGCCACGGCATGTTCATCGTGCAGCGGCTCTGCCTGGACTGGGGAGTCGTACGGGTGCCGGACGCACCCGGCAAGACCGTCTGGGCGGAGCTGGCGGCCCCCGCATAG
- a CDS encoding peptidase, with product MSYQKRTALALASGLAGAAVLLAAPAAHATVVDVNYQCKTPIGDKAAVSPIDIKSVRSGSGYKLTMSFQKGVSSSPVELGKGAMNPSAVIKVGGADPGQVQVSGPANTAAIPANSPIKINDLTGTYTPKKSGKVDFTAGVLTIKALGTTTTCTPSNSPGPSLTLDVKAAGGGSGGEQSAPDAGTSLPRTGPLDSAVALATLGGTVLLTGAAGVLWLTRRGQRATG from the coding sequence GTGTCGTACCAGAAGCGAACAGCTCTCGCGCTGGCGTCGGGGCTGGCGGGCGCGGCGGTGCTGCTGGCCGCGCCCGCCGCCCACGCGACCGTCGTCGACGTCAACTACCAGTGCAAGACCCCGATCGGTGACAAGGCCGCGGTCTCGCCCATCGACATCAAGAGCGTGCGGAGCGGCAGCGGCTACAAGCTCACGATGTCCTTCCAGAAGGGCGTCTCCTCCAGCCCGGTCGAACTGGGCAAGGGCGCGATGAACCCCAGCGCCGTCATCAAGGTGGGCGGCGCCGACCCCGGACAGGTCCAGGTCTCCGGACCGGCCAACACCGCGGCCATCCCGGCCAACAGCCCCATCAAGATCAATGACCTGACGGGGACGTACACCCCGAAGAAGAGCGGCAAGGTCGACTTCACCGCCGGGGTGCTCACCATCAAGGCCCTCGGTACGACGACGACCTGCACTCCGTCGAACAGCCCGGGCCCCTCCCTCACCCTCGACGTGAAGGCCGCGGGCGGCGGCAGCGGTGGCGAGCAGAGCGCACCGGACGCCGGCACCTCACTGCCCAGGACCGGACCGCTCGACTCCGCCGTCGCGCTCGCCACCCTCGGCGGCACCGTCCTGCTGACCGGCGCTGCCGGGGTCCTCTGGCTGACCAGGCGCGGGCAGCGGGCCACGGGCTGA